A single genomic interval of Fusarium verticillioides 7600 chromosome 8, whole genome shotgun sequence harbors:
- a CDS encoding acetyltransferase, producing MADTKTDGPPETVIPSPELLAGLAEKSLAEKQKPKPAEEHPSGKEGHGALMQIVRGSLFALYFNTCCLIIFFTQLIGSPLYFVNRDWYYAYMAMTKQSFCLTTTSMTQIWGPTTIRISGDESVAGQIKLRPDGGVQFEFPERLVMIANHQIYTDWLYLWWIAYANSPGMHGHIYIILKESLKHIPIIGWGMRFYGFIFMSRKMASDQPRLAYRLNKLKQRKVDPNGKSYMDPMWLLLFPEGTNLSNNGRRKSAGWAAKNDLKDPDHVMLPRSTGMFFCLNELKGSIDYVYDCTVAYEGIPRGGFGEEYFGLVSTYFQGRAPKSVNFHWRRFKISDMPLHDQKAFELWLREEWYKKDALMEEYLTTGRFPRMAGSKIDYIETEVKTRKPWEILQICAVVGTAGLIWHNVKKSFSTVSSAFR from the exons ATGGCTGACACCAAAACCGATGGCCCACCGGAGACGGTGATCCCTTCACCAGAGCTACTTGCTGGTCTCGCAGAGAAGTCTTTAgcagagaagcagaagccCAAACCGGCAGAGGAGCATCCTTCGGGAaaagaaggccatggagCTCTGATGCAGATTGTGCGCGGCTCCTTGTTCGCCCTATACTTCAACACATGCTGCTTGAT CATCTTTTTCACCCAGCTTATCGGCTCTCCCTTGTACTTTGTCAATCGTGACTGGTACTACGCTTACATGGCTATGACAAAACAATCTTTTTGTCTTACAACAACTTCCATGACCCAGATTTGGGGCCCGACCACTATCCGAATCAGCGGTGACGAGTCGGTCGCTGGTCAGATCAAGCTGCGACCCGATGGGGGAGTTCAGTTCGAGTTCCCTGAGcgtttggtgatgattgcCAACCATCAA ATCTACACTGACTGGCTATATCTGTGGTGGATTGCTTACGCCAATTCCCCTGGCATGCATGGGCATATctacatcatcctcaaggaATCTCTCAAGCACATCCCTATCATTGGTTGGGGAATGCGCTTCTACGGATTCATCTTCATGTCACGAAAGATGGCCTCGGATCAGCCCCGCCTGGCCTACCGcctcaacaaactcaaacaGCGCAAGGTAGATCCTAATGGAAAGTCGTATATGGACCCCATGTGGCTGCTCTTGTTCCCCGAAGGCACGAATCTTTCCAATAATGGGCGTAGAAAGTcggctggctgggctgcCAAAAACGACCTCAAGGATCCAGACCATGTTATGCTTCCACGAAGCACTGGCATGTTCTTTTGTCTGAACGAGCTCAAGGGAAGCATTGACTACGTCTACGACTGCACGGTCGCATATGAGGGAATTCC CCGAGGTGGATTCGGTGAGGAATATTTTGGTTTGGTGAGCACCTACTTTCAAGGCCGGGCCCCTAAGTCGGTCAACTTCCACTGGCGCCGCTTCAAAATCAGCGATATGCCCCTTCACGACCAAAAGGCCTTTGAGCTCTGGTTGCGCGAGGAGTGGTACAAGAAGGATGCACTCATGGAGGAGTACCTGACGACCGGTCGCTTCCCCCGTATGGCTGGTAGCAAGATCGACTACATCGAGACCGAGGTCAAGACTCGAAAGCCCTGGGAGATTCTTCAGATctgtgctgttgttggtacCGCTGGGTTGATCTGGCACAACGTCAAGAAGTCCTTCTCGACTGTGTCATCCGCGTTTCGTTGA
- a CDS encoding 5'-nucleotidase: MKSSITLGALALAGLVSAEDVLYSKRLNKRFVDDDGHYNMSFFHVNDVHAHLDEFAKSGTDCVDPKKGCFGGYARIKHTVDGLRKDHPDNLWLNAGDEFQGTLFYSFYGPSKIAENLNTLKFDAMTLGNHEWDGGDEELGEFLQNLTFPVVSCNVKSEYEGLNKTIKNYQIFKEHDLAVIGVTTDTTPGISSVGNKTTFLDPITEVQKSIWEIRNKTDINRIVALTHIGYDVDKELAAKTEGLSLIIGGHSHTLLGDMEKAEGDYPTIVKDINGDEVFIVTAYRWGEYLGSIDLTFDKDGKALEYHGAPIHLTNQTEMDKALNKTIKSWRAPFEKFAAEVVGNTKAELDQSTCQQGDCLLGQVMADAMLEYRLNQSRNDDDKPAFAFINAGGVRATIDEGNITRGEVLTSFPFGNAIVELTFTGSELKEVFEGAVTGINQKNKKEITSWFQVSKGLKIEYNPDNKNGSKLINATLNGEAFEDKTEYRVVTLDFLAGGGDNFFSIDAKNLATLDSQDEVLIGYLDAHNPLDPKLEERVVETNATSSEDAEQGEAKGKGGSAGGDGNAASGVHASILSAVFGVAMVLFMM, from the exons atgaagtcGTCAATTACTCTGGGTGCTCTCGCTTTGGCGGGCTTGGTCTCTGCTGAGGATGTCCTGTACAGCAAGCGATTGAACAAGCGATtcgtcgacgatgatggacATTACAACATGT CTTTCTTTCACGTCAACGACGTTCACGCGCATCTCGACGAATTTGCAAAGTCGGGCACTGACTGCGTGGATCCCAAGAAGGGCTGCTTTGGCGGTTACGCGCGCATAAAGCACACAGTCGATGGGCTGCGAAAAGATCACCCTGATAACCTGTGGCTCAACGCGGGCGATGAATTCCAAGGCACGCTGTTCTACTCGTTCTACGGACCGTCCAAGATTGCTGAGAACCTCAACACCTTGAAGTTCGATGCTATGACGCTTGGTAACCATGAGTGGGATGGCGGTGACGAGGAGCTTGGCGAGTTTCTCCAGAACCTGACGTTCCCCGTCGTCTCGTGCAACGTCAAGAGTGAATACGAGGGACTCAACAAGACGATCAAGAATTaccagatcttcaaggagcaTGATCTGGCTGTTATCGGTGTCACGACTGACACCACGCCTGGAATCTCGAGTGTCGGAAACAAGACTACCTTCCTTGACCCCATCACTGAAGTGCAAAAGTCTATCTGGGAGATTCGAAACAAGACCGACATCAACCGCATCGTCGCCCTCACCCACATTGGCTACGATGTCGACAAGGAGCTTGCCGCAAAGACAGAGGGTCTgtccctcatcatcggcggtCACAGCCACACTCTTCTCGGCGACATGGAAAAGGCAGAGGGCGATTATCCCACGAttgtcaaggacatcaacGGAGACGAAGTCTTTATTGTCACTGCCTACCGATGGGGTGAGTATCTCGGCTCCATCGATCTTACTTTCGACAAGGACGGCAAAGCCCTCGAATACCATGGTGCTCCTATCCACCTCACCAACCAGACTGAGATGGAcaaggctctcaacaagaCTATCAAATCGTGGCGCGCTCCTTTTGAGAAGTTCGCTGCTGAGGTTGTCGGAAACACAAaggctgagcttgaccagTCAACTTGCCAACAGGGAGActgccttcttggccaagtcaTGGCTGACGCAATGCTCGAGTATCGTCTTAACCAAAGTCgcaacgacgacgacaaacCCGCTTTCGCCTTCATCAACGCTGGAGGAGTTCGCGCCACCATCGACGAGGGAAACATCACTCGCGGTGAAGTTCTCACTTCTTTCCCCTTCGGCAACGCTATCGTGGAGCTCACTTTCACCGGCtctgagctcaaggaagtTTTCGAAGGAGCAGTAACAGGTATCAaccaaaagaacaagaaggaaatcaCATCGTGGTTCCAGGTTTCAAAGGGTCTTAAGATCGAGTACAACCCTGACAACAAGAACGgctccaagctcatcaacgcaACTCTCAACGGTGAAGCTTTCGAGGACAAGACAGAGTATCGCGTCGTCACACTTGATTTCCTTGCTGGAGGCGGTGATaacttcttcagcatcgaTGCTAAGAACCTGGCTACTCTCGATTCGCAGGATGAGGTTCTCATTGGGTATCTTGATGCGCATAACCCTCTTGATCCTAAGCTGGAGGAGCGTGTTGTTGAGACGAATGCCACGAGCAGTGAGGATGCTGAGCAGGGTGAGGCGAAGGGCAAGGGCGGAAgtgcaggaggagatgggaATGCGGCTAGTGGTGTTCACGCCTCGATCTTGAGTGCTGTGTTCGGTGTCGCGATGGTTCTGTTCATGATGTAA
- a CDS encoding acetyltransferase, with protein sequence MADTKTDGPPETVIPSPELLAGLAEKSLAEKQKPKPAEEHPSGKEGHGALMQIVRGSLFALYFNTCCLIIFFTQLIGSPLYFVNRDWYYAYMAMTKQSFCLTTTSMTQIWGPTTIRISGDESVAGQIKLRPDGGVQFEFPERLVMIANHQIYTDWLYLWWIAYANSPGMHGHIYIILKESLKHIPIIGWGMRFYGFIFMSRKMASDQPRLAYRLNKLKQRKVDPNGKSYMDPMWLLLFPEGTNLSNNGRRKSAGWAAKNDLKDPDHVMLPRSTGMFFCLNELKGSIDYVYDCTVAYEGIP encoded by the exons ATGGCTGACACCAAAACCGATGGCCCACCGGAGACGGTGATCCCTTCACCAGAGCTACTTGCTGGTCTCGCAGAGAAGTCTTTAgcagagaagcagaagccCAAACCGGCAGAGGAGCATCCTTCGGGAaaagaaggccatggagCTCTGATGCAGATTGTGCGCGGCTCCTTGTTCGCCCTATACTTCAACACATGCTGCTTGAT CATCTTTTTCACCCAGCTTATCGGCTCTCCCTTGTACTTTGTCAATCGTGACTGGTACTACGCTTACATGGCTATGACAAAACAATCTTTTTGTCTTACAACAACTTCCATGACCCAGATTTGGGGCCCGACCACTATCCGAATCAGCGGTGACGAGTCGGTCGCTGGTCAGATCAAGCTGCGACCCGATGGGGGAGTTCAGTTCGAGTTCCCTGAGcgtttggtgatgattgcCAACCATCAA ATCTACACTGACTGGCTATATCTGTGGTGGATTGCTTACGCCAATTCCCCTGGCATGCATGGGCATATctacatcatcctcaaggaATCTCTCAAGCACATCCCTATCATTGGTTGGGGAATGCGCTTCTACGGATTCATCTTCATGTCACGAAAGATGGCCTCGGATCAGCCCCGCCTGGCCTACCGcctcaacaaactcaaacaGCGCAAGGTAGATCCTAATGGAAAGTCGTATATGGACCCCATGTGGCTGCTCTTGTTCCCCGAAGGCACGAATCTTTCCAATAATGGGCGTAGAAAGTcggctggctgggctgcCAAAAACGACCTCAAGGATCCAGACCATGTTATGCTTCCACGAAGCACTGGCATGTTCTTTTGTCTGAACGAGCTCAAGGGAAGCATTGACTACGTCTACGACTGCACGGTCGCATATGAGGGAATTCCGTAA